DNA from Denticeps clupeoides chromosome 7, fDenClu1.1, whole genome shotgun sequence:
CCACCGAGACAACAGAAGTCAGAGACAAATACCCACAACCCCCCAGGATTACAAGGCAAAGGACGGCGAGCAATTTCCACCATGTCGCCTTCATTTGACCAGGCGTGTCTGTGACCTGACGTTTAGTCTAACCTGCAGGGGGTACTCCTCGGACTGGTCCTCACTGAGGGGCTGGCAGTCGTTGGAGAAATAAATCATGGCGAACGACACAGTGGCCGTCACCGCTGCCACCAGCATGGCCTCCATCACCTGCAGGCATGGTCGGTGCACGTACCTGCGGAACAGAAGCTCTTCAGAATGGAGTTCAGAATGGAAGGCAATGGGATTAAGGAATATCCAACTTACCTGATCCGGAATATCGTTAACCAGTAATTCAGGACATTAAATAGAGCTCCCAAGAATCCACCTGGAtccagaaaatatatatatatatataacttttcattattattacgtGGGAATCTAAGGACAGTTTGActttcaaaataataaataagaataaatacaGGTCCCCTCACCAAAAGCACCCATAGCAATGAACAGAGGGATCTCATACAGGTTGTAGACCACACGCTGTGGACGAAAACAAGACCTTAGACCTACAAATCTGAACCCACAACACGCTTGTCAGGAGGCGCGGTGTGAGCAGTGTTATGATGCATTAACACAGGAGCGTAGCAAACTCTCCATGCATCAGCTGACACACTTAACAGCTTGCTGCTTTGTGGGGGTTTCTCCTGTTCTCCACCAAAACAATCATTCTTCTATAATTCCTTCAGGCATCCCATAACACggaaatattttacatcatTACATGCAAAAGGCTCACTGTGGACTGCTTTTAGCTTCTTTCAAAACCTTTATATTTGAATGAACCTCTTCTGAATAAATGAACAGTGAAACTGATGAATGTTTAAATGTCAGTGAGAGTTGCTGCAGTAAAAATGCACCATTTCATACCTAAAACAGTTACATCTCCTCCTGAAAGCAATTTGAAATGAACTGACAAAACAGAAAGGTGGTCTAGAAAGGCAGAGCAGATGCTTACATCACTTTCGAATTGACCAAAGTTAATTAAACCAGGATTGGAGAGGTCACCAGGGTTGTTATGGTATAGACCCAGGAAGAAGTTCAGAGTGAAGGTGGAAATCATTGAAGCAaaaaactgtattaaaaaagagagagaggatcaTTTCACTGAAATAAAATCAAGTTTggaatgaagaaaacacatggaTGCTTCACACTCTTCACTTACTATCCTCCAAGTCAACATCTGGTTCCAGAAGGAAGCTCCTTCCTCCAAACTGAAAAGTACTCCACCTAACaaaaggcagattttttttcctttttatctcTCACAACAGCTTTTGCAGACAGACATCATCTTCAAAGCGtgactttttatttcacttgCCCTATACTTAATAAATGGAAAACTGTGGTAGTGTCACACTTTGTCGTGTCCCTTGTTGTGTAACTGTGGTGAGAAGAACTGCCAGAGTAGACGGTCCAACGTACCAACGGGTGCTCCGAAAGCAGCTGACACACCGGCAGCAGCGCCGGCTGACACGAAATCCCTCTTCTCCGTGTCTCTGCGAAAGTACTCAAAGatctgcaaaaaatatatacggGCAAATAGTCAGAAATTACGCTCCACAGGTCAAAGCAGGCAGCGGATGTCATCTGTGAGGAAAAACTACCTTGAAGTCTTTCTTCAGCGAGGTGCTCCTGCCCTGTGACACCCCggcagccaccactgccccagagtgGATCATGGGTCCTTCCTAAAGGTAGGTGAGGCAAGACCGTCAGGTACACAGAGCTGGTTGAGATGCTTGAAAAATCATGTCATATTCATGCTTCCACATTGCAATATAATTTTCAGTAGATCTTCATAATATGATTAATTAAAGAAAAGGTGAAAGTTTAAGCAGCAGGacattttgcatgaaataagcaAAGAAATTACAAGATAAAAGATCAAATAAAAGTTGACCTTTGGAAGAACTTTACCTTCCCAACTGCAAGGCCTCCAGCCACTGAGCAGATGACTCCACACACTTTCACCACGAGGGTCTACAACAGAAATATTGGGTtataagaaatacataaatcatGCACActtatattttgtgtatttagaCATTGCATTTGATGCACTATTACACTCGATGAATCAGTGGAGCCAAAGCATGATTTTCAGACTGACGCCTTGACAACAGCATGTACAGAAAATATCCATATTGCATTAACTACGTTGTGCCTACGTCCCAGTGTATTTGTGTAAGCAAGTGACAACTATGTTGAATGTTACCTTTAAGCGAACCACACGAGGGATCTTCAcaccatttaaaaaacactttatcTGTGGGATGCCGCTGCCAGCAGCTATGGGCTAAGAGAGGAAATAAAGAATTGTTGTGAATTAAATGCGCTTTAAAATTATCCACCAACGGCAACTTTCGAGGTTCTGTTAAATGTCAAGAGCCTGAATGCTCCCACTCAATCATGTCAGATTTGCTGAAAACAATTCCAGGACGTTTGCACACTTCCTATATTTTAACTCCTAATAGTTTAGgcataaaacaaatattttagttttttctgaTGAGCCacttggaggctgctgtatctATAAAAATATCTGTGAGTCCTTCCTATTTTCAAGGTTTAAAAGCTGGCACCTTTACTTGTAGAACATGGACTTAAAAATGTGTGCTTTTGGTTTACCATAGAATTCCGGGGACTTTGCTCAAATTCTATTCTATGCTCGATGGCAGCATATTTGATGGACTGTGGAAGTCGGAGGCTTGATGTTGCACATACACCTTAGCACACATGTGTGTATCTTGGACTCTTTCCCCTCCGTACTGAACAGACATTAAGGTTTAGAAATTGATCAAATAAATTTGGTGCCGTTTTTGCCACATTACAGAAAGAAAATAACAACATTCACCAGCATAAAGTTGACAGTTTGAAAGATTAGATGTATGCTCAAAAAAGTAACATTTGAAATTGTGGTGGTGTTGTACACGTGTAGCATTTATGGCCAATTAAGGTGCTCAGATGCTAACAAATTACCCTGACTTTATGACACAGGGCTAAAACTGGGAAGTGTGTTCATTTTTCACATGAGATGTTTGTGTGGGAGCATTCGGACACTTGAGAAGAAATGACCCATAACCACAGGTAAACTTAGCCCTAATCTctaaaggaggaggagaaatacACTGGAAGCCAAATAAAGGTTTACCTCAAAATAAGCCACAATAATAGCTCCCACTATCACAAAGGCGGAGTTCAGCACTGCCCACAGGatcagagagatggagagacccCCCACCTCGGTGAACTTCTCAATATCTGGCAGGAGAAAGTCAAGGCTGTCTGTCATCGTAACAGAAAGAGTTCACGCAGCCGTAAGAAAGCTCCAGTGCAGCCCTGATACAGGGAAATGGATGAGGCAAGTAAATCGTATTAAACTGTGTGGTTCATAAAGGATACTGTCTTTAACAACCTGGTATTTCAGGCCTGCCAGGTGCTCGACCACAATGTCGATGAAGCAAGCGATGAGACCAGTCAGGAAACCGATGAGCCCGCATATAACCCACCGACTTATTTCCAGACATCTGAAAGACTGAAGATGAAGAATTCCAACAGCAGTATTCTACAACCATGATTTCCATGCATTCAACTGCTGTGCTCACCACGTAGCTCATCCGCCTCTCTTCTTCCAAAAACAGCTGATTCTCACTGTTGTCGTAGTCAAGACTCTGAGGGCAGACAGTCAAAAATCATAGCGGATTTAGTAATTATTCCCACGTTTATTGCATTAGCAATAATTTGTTACATTATTGACATTaattgagcaaaaaaaatacatttcctcTTACATTTCCAACAccagacaaagacaaagcacAACAGATTCAAGCCGTGAAACCGGAAATGGAAGGGAAGGCCGTGTCCTCTCAATTACCTCATATTTGAGTGAAAGCAGCTTCTCATTGTGGGGGATCTCCTTGGGTCTGCTTCTGACTGAGTCCTGTGTACAGTAGATAAAAGATCTAAAATGAACTGGGAACTGATTGGTTTActcaaaaacatcattaaatcaTTCCTGTGCAGACAGTGCAATCCACTCAAAAAGTCACAATGGAACTTTCAGAAATAGAACTTTCCACGGGGCCTGAATGAGTCAGGGCGGCCATACAGAATAACCACAAAGCAGATGACTGATGATTGAATAATGAAATGTCTAAATTCTCTAATTCGTCTCACTCAGGGGCATGACATGCAACCCAAAACCTCAAGAGTTCATCAATTAAGTGCAGCATCTGAGAAACTGGGAGTTCATTGTTGCACAGTCACGGCAACTAAAATGGAAGAAAACATGGAAGTGGGCTTCGCTTATTACTTTTTACTATTCCGGAACAAAgttacatataataataataataataataataataataataaaagtgaaggctttttaaatataacaatatacaaaaatgcatattataTTGTACAGTGAATATGCAATGGCATGCATGGTGTCgcccagacttttttttttttacagttattcTGTCTGTTGGATTCTCTCGGTTTACCTCCTCTGGTGTGATCTCTTCCTCCAAGTCCACGGTGCTCAGCCTGCCTATGCGGAATATACTCCCCCCTGAAAGCTACAAAAGTCATTGCTTCATTTCAAACTCTCAGTTAAGAGTCCACTTGTGAAATGtggtttttttaacattatgcAACAAGACTAGACAGCAGGAAACTGGACTTTCCAAACTGCCCTGTTGCGATCCCGTGTCCAGGTAGACAATCGGCGCAGGGCACTGGTGCGTCTTTAAATAAAGCGAGGAGAAAATCGTGCTCGCCTTATTAAATTAACTAGTTCATCATAGTTCCCAGGAAAGAcgacgggccgcttccttaacattTGCATGCGAAACAACAGCAGCCTTCCTCGCGCCATGTACACTAAGCAGCAGCGAGGGTGAAAAGACCCCCGACGGTTCGTGGGATATTAATAAAGCGTGTAGATGCGCACGCATTTCTAACACGCCACGTAACCTACCTGTCTCGAGTATCTGACCCCCTCGGTGCCGTTGAGAAGAGGAGTAGCCTCCCCACGGGCGCTGTCATCGTCCCGACTGGACCACGACACTTTTTTGGTGATGTTGGCCATGCTGACGGCCAGTGGGTCTCGCGCTCCccgaaaaacaaaataatttacacccaaaaaaaaaaaaagaaaaaagcgaGGCCGGCAAAACTATCCAGGGCAGTCGGTCCCCATGACTAACAATCATAAAACAAGCTCGTGACGGTTTTACGGGTACCGCGCAGGGCCAAAATCCGCTCAGGcctctgggaaatgtagtttttacTGCGTGGTCGCTTAACGAGTGCTCGGCAGTTGTAGTCCCATTTGGCGCCAGGTCCACAGTAAAGATTCTTGGCTTCAGTAGGCATGAGCCGAATAACGTTAATACGCTTATGAGATTTATTTCCAGCTCTCGTTAAAATTTTGTAGCACAGAGTTGCAATAAGAACACCCAGGGTAAGACAAGGcagattttttgttttcagtCAGGGGGAAAATGACCCTGAATGAAAATGTGCCTATATATATGACAATGAAGGAGGTAgagaatgctgtaaatgctgtaaatctaaatttAATATTGTGAGAATGGTACACGTTCCTGAAGGTGGTGAGCTCTTAGCTCTTAGGCCATACAGTACAAAAGCTAAGACTTGTCTTTTCCTTTCTGaaatcacatatatatatatatgacaataAAGGACACacctatatatatttatatacatttcttgtctgtatgtactgtatatcatgAACTTGcctttttatgtctttaattTCTATATTTGCATACTGAGTTGGATAAATAACTTTGCATTGCTTGTTATATGGTTTGAATGACAGTAAAGTTTACTTTAACTTAGTTTGAAAAAGTCactaaacataaataaaataaaccacagTGCTGCAATTTTGTAAAACAGTTCAGTCCAAGAACTTTCCCTACATATggtttattcaaattcaaatgtttatGGGGATATGAATACATGCATCCTTAAGGCTTACTTTACATCAGAACTTTCAGAGATGCATATCACTATTTGTGTCATGTACAGTGCTCAAGACATCCACAGCTGATGCGCTTCACAGACCCTTTCACCTGGTCCACATCATCCAGAGTGATGACTGTCCCCCTCGGCAGCCCCTTTCCTGTGGCAATCCAGGAAACCTCACCAGGGCTAAGGACCCGTGTCCATATTGCGAACCCTGCCACTCTTCCGACAAAGGCCTCTGCCTCGTCAAAGTCCCCTCCGACAGAATCCTGCTCTTGGCCCAAGATCAGTGTACCCCCAGGTGGGATCTCATAACCCTTCTGGAACCTTGAGCCCGTAGAGGTGATGCGGCGGTCAGTGTACTGCCAGTACTGGCCTTCAATGGAAGACCAGATAATGCACATGTGGTGCCACCTGTTGTCTAGGATGTTATCTATGGGAAGTTCACGATACACAGGATCACCAATCACAAAGTCCACGCTGCCTGCTGAGGAGATGTTACGGCCGTAGAGGACCAGTTTGTTGTCACTGTCTGCTGTGGCGTAAGACAGCAGTGTCCCCATGTACCCTACATCCACTCTCAGCCAGGTACAGATAGAAATTTCATGAAGACTGGTTGTGAATCCTTTTCTGAAAGTGGCGTAGTTTTCCGTTGAAGTTGAAGGAAACAGCAGCATGGAATTCACATTGCAAACTGATGGTTAGATAAAAATAGACTAGTTAGTGCACAGAAATAGCATTTGGATGTCATCTGTCATATAAACATCAGATTCCATTGTATTTCCTGATCTGACAAGTTTAGCTAAACACCAAATCATTCCGCCAACATGAATTCTCTTCTCAGGCATGATGACTCCCATTCTTTTTCAGGTTCATCAAGGTTTAACGTGCCTGATCTGTGAAATTTGATCTTGGAAAAAGACTGAATGCAGAAGCAGCTGCTTTCAACACCTTTTAAAGGTGTTTTTATTATGCAGGTTAAATGTCTTCTATCATGAAAATCTCACTTAGTGAGATTATTAAACatgaatacgagttccccttgcctgtctatggtcctgcagtggctagaaatggtgataggtgtaaagagagctttggtcattctACTTTGCCATTCAGAGAGAGGCAGCTCAGATGGACTAATCTGAAATCTAGAtctggaaaggttacctcctgttccTCATGCTTGTTccgtccagagaatttcccacccctcccctaaaacattatctccatcaTCCGTCATGGTTTCCAAATGTGGGAAGCATTGCACTtgcggtgattggatgtaaaaatgagcacaaatttcattttagttttttctggaaaacacaacttcctgtctgcaccctggctctccgatacattgcgcagcaatcgaagagtacttcgagcagcgaagagaaaatacaagaatcacagcttgactcagacctactgtattaccagaatcttctgcgcaaattttcaactaacctcactgctgctacaactgctttctacaaaactagaagcctctgcccacaaccctcaaaaactccacaacatcttcttatccctactcaaccctctcCCACTGCCCCGTcttccctaacagctgatgattttgccaacttcttcacagggaagatcgAAAAAAATCTCCACCAcaaaatcctactctaccctctgaaaacTCTACAAtgactctaaatcaattttctaagctcacatctgatgaaatcattcagattatatctacaggcagcccaaccacctgtccactagatccaatcccttctgcaatgcttcaaaccatcttccctgacctcatcccAATTAGACCGATATATAAGCAAAACTAATTATGTCAGGGGATATAAATAACCATTTTGTGttacattgtatttttatttgtaataagaggtgaaataaatataaatgtgctgtTAATAGGGGGGACATACGTACTAGTTGCTGCTCTCTGTGGTAGGGGAAGTTGAGGGATTTTGTGTCTCACTGGGAGCTCAGTATCCTCAGTTGCAACTTCCTTTGATTGGGAATGAGATTCCGTTTGGAAGACAGTCTGTCTGGATCCGTGCATCCTTGTCCTCAGCCCCTTTTCAGTTCTGTGGTTCCTGGTTTGTGCACTGAGCCTGGGTGATGGGAGCCTCTTCTGCATCCTTCCTTTTTTGGAGGGTTTGGGTTGAGGTTTTGTGACATGCTGCATGCCCTGTAAAGGGTTCTGGGAAAATGACCTGCTGTGTAAACCGCTGGGTTGCACCAAGCTCTTCATTCTATCCTCAAGTTGATTCAGCTGGATCTGCTGCTTCACAAGTGCACTCTGGAGGCTTCTCATGCCATCTCTGACCTCTGCCTGGTGAGCTTTAACAGAGGCAGCATGATTTCTGTGCTCATGGAGGTCATGGGTTAGGTTGGAAAGAGCTACTTTCTGCTCATGGACCAGCCTGTGAGAAACCCTGGTAGCCCTCAATGCTCTCTCCAGACTGGTCGCCCTCATATCCAACTTCTTGATCTTTTTTTGCAGCTTTAAGTTCCAAGACTCGACAGAGGAGAGAACTGCATCTGTGGAGGCTTTAAAGTCACTAAGATCTCTGGACAGGCTGTCATACTGCTGGGTCAGTAGGCGGAAGTGGGTGTCTATGCTGTAGGAAATCTTGTCCACGGTACTCTGGAGGTGACCGAGGGTCGTACCTTGGAGTCCTTGGAGCTATTGTGTAGTCGCAAATTGACATTGTCATCATCAGCAAAGACAATATTTACAATCATTTCAATCACAAACACTAGATTCCTCAGGATTCCTAAGAACAACTGTAACAAGCTGCAGATTTCTCAGTATTAACAAGTGAAACAAACCTGTTCATCCAGCTGTCTCAGGTTCTGGAATAAAGGTTCCCTTGTGTCTGGTTGTGATGCACCTTGTTTCCAGGTCAGCTGGGTCTGGAGATAGACAATGATCAGAAGGAGGCTTGGTCCTGTTTTTCTGCTGTCCATAATGTGGAAGGTTCTTACAGATTTAGGGCTTTTCAAAAGTCAGGGCTGCTGGGGAACTGTCCATTTTATACCGATGTACGTCCCTCCCTGTACCAGAGTTTCCAGATGGATCTGTTGCTGGGGATACGCTGAAACCAACAGGAACACAAGTGAAAGAAGTAATGTCTTTACCAGAGCAagcttctttccttctttttaatCTCTGTTTCTGCCAACCAGTAAATACAAAtgtgcacactcactcacacacacaattcattaacatgaattaatGATTGGGACTGTAgcttcagaccacctttatatttttttggGACAAACTAAGTCTTTGCAAGCTCAATCTATGAAAATTGCAGGACTGAATGCTAGTGCTGATATTGAGCCAATATTGGACTATAGCAGGTTCTTTTGTAACTTGATTGGAGCACTTATCCGTCATATCTTTCTCCGACACCGCGCTCCACTCTGCACCTTAGTTTTGATCTAACTGGTTAAAGGTTTGATTTTtagatgtgttttgtttattacataaccatGTTATTTCACTCCCGTGTCTTCAGTGttgttctacaatgtaaaaaatgaattggtgtgtccaaacttttgactgataAAGTATATGTATATAAGCAAATAGGTACATAGATAcagaattttttatatattcagaTACCAGTCTCTGCAAAAATGTTAGTCAGCAGTGGCATGTCCATTGATCAGGTAAACTTTTTTCAATGAGGGCCAAACTGATTTATACCTTTAAAAGCACAGataaattatttatatgaaacagagacacagacagggTTATGTAGGTTAAGAGCAGCAGGACTTTGAGCTGCTTCCAAAGCATTTTACTAAAGGCACTCAAAAAATTTTGTATTTGGACTCTGAGCCAGACTTGAATGCCATAGGTGATATAAACTAGTGGAATTCAGTGGGTTGAGCAACAACCCCCTCCTGTCTACCTTCCAGACCACAATCTGCACAGTTGTCTCATGCCTTTGAATAATTTTCCAGTCCCTCTTACGGCATCTACAAGTATTTACACTTCCAGTTGGAGGCTTTTGGAACATTGGAGGATGCCCACCATATAGTACATCTCTCTATTGAGTGCAAAGGAGGCACTCATTgagaatgaaacattttaatattctcTACATGAGGTACATCTGCGAGCATCCACTCTTTTTCCAAAACAGAATCCTGGTCATGGTATATGGCCTCTGTATGCCATTCCAAAACATCACATAACCTCCAGTGATGGTCGtaaaattctcccacaccagcCACTACCTTGATTTACCACTCAAGACAACCAGGATCAGTGTGAGGAACTATGTCCTTGTCAAGGTTCAACGTCCAAACTGAAGAGACCTCATTTGCTGCTGAATGTGCAAAACCACTTTTTGCTTTCTGTGGCATAACTGTGAGCCTTCTTTTCCACAGTCTCTCAGCACCTCTCACAGGGTCTCTGAGAAATTGCTGTTTGATAGATGCAGGATGGTAGATGCTCCCTCTAGTTAGGAATCTGAGATGGACATCGGTCAGCATAAGGTGTGATCTCCTGTTTTTACCCGTATTCCACTGtcaaaatatgacatttatttCTGCTGGATGAAGAATAATATGAACGTGTGTTTGAATAAGAACAATATCTGAAATGTGTATGCCCAATTGACTATGATAGTATGCATGTGATGATAGTAAGGAAACCTTAACAGCATCATAAAATGACAATTAGTGCTTAATACCTTCCGTAAAGTGGCTAAATGTTTGGTACAATGTGTGCAATATGTGCAATTATCAGGGTGTGGTTAAGCACAAGTCAGTTTCTGTCATCACGTATTGTAACAACATTTCTGTCTAGCCATAGTAAGGATAACTTACCCAGAGCATGACATGGATCCCTATGGCTGTCTTATGGTAACACTTTCTGTAAAACCTGAATGCCTGGTCTGACCCAGATTGCAGTCTCAgtgtatattttttcaaaatgacaatgagAAAAACACACGGTGAAAGTAACGTGATTCGAAGCTAAAAACAGCTTTGGTCATTCCACTTTGAACCAAAAGAATGAAGGAAAACCCATCAGACATGTCTATCAAGTCTGATGGAGACTGTGAAACTCTCACAAGTCACTATTTTgtccttttattcatttcattcacttCAAACTAATAATTTCAACTTAATTATTTAGGGGTCACACAGTGGTGTGGTGGTTAGCAATGTAGCCTCACACCTTTAAGGTCACGAGTTTGAATCCCAGGTCAGACCTTGTATGTAGAGTTTTCATGCTTGTGAGGGATTCCTCCAGGTTTTCCGGTTTTCTCCCACCGTCCAAAGGCATCACATTAGGTGATTTGCTGATTCTGAATAATCCATAATAGCGAGTGTCTGAGTGAATGCTGTCTGTGTATGTGCCCCTGTGGTAGTCTAGCACCCCACCcagggtgagtccccaccctacGACACCTGAGAGTAGGGATGATGGGATTCATTCTTTGCTAAATGTGTCGTTATCAATGAGCAATTGTAATTGTTTGACAGGCCTGAATAATGGAAGCTGATACTGTAATGGACTGAACCTGGTGTCACCTTCTTTCTAAGTCACTGATAGGTCAGTCAGGTCACCATAGTTAAAAGAATCAACCCAAGGATTAAGAGCCCTCTCTAATATCATTATGTTTAGTGAATTTACATAttcttttatgtgtgtgaaaCTACATCGCATTGCATAATCTTCCCTTTTGCTTTCTCATGCTGTCTGGCATGCCTAAAACAGGCATGCAAAATCTATGATTCTGACTCACCCAGTGGGCAAGGCTTTGCCAGCTACATCCATCACAGTGTTGCCAAGGCAATTGTCAGATTTTTTGCTCTGGAAACAGTCAGCCCTTTGTTGGAATGCGGGACATAAAAGATAATGGGCTGGTCTTCAGTCAAGGAATGCAGTGCAACCGgccaggctgcacacacacacacatatgtctCCCTCAACAGCTGACCAGTCTATCGATCATCATATTGGCAGTGTTGTCACCACTCCCAGGCACAGCCAAATAGTCCCTCTCAGTAAAACCTGCCATGTTGGGtgaccctcctccacacgatcTGTCCTGGACCCGATTCCAGATGCTGTGGAAAGGATGTAAGAGTTAGGTACAGTCCAAGGACTGTAGCAAATAACATTTGTTTTGTCTGCTTCAGAAGACATTTTTCACACTTGTCATTCACATCCTGTGCCTCAGTCAATGTAAGGAATTACGGATCTGATGGGTCCTCTGGTGCCAGCAGGGTGGCATGTGTGGAAATGTGGTAGGgtggttagtagcctagtgggtaacacactcgcctatgaaccagaagatcacagtcacaggtttgaaaccccacttgctaccattgtgtccctgagtaagacacttaaccctgggttgCACCAGGCAGCCTGTCCCCGAAACTAATggaacacactgctccccgggcagctttcatggttgcccattgctcactaaggtgatggttaaatgcagaggacatgtttcgttgtgtcacagtgtgctgtgctgcagttgttTACAGTGGCAATCACTTAACTTAAATGTGgtaaaatgaaattgaaatatgTAAGAATAAGTAAAAGCAGAATACAGATAAAATCCATTTTAGTGGAAAAACGGTATAGTTTTTGGTGTGCAGATATAACATTTGAACTTGCTGTTATACTATAACTTACTATATAGAATATAAATGAGATTTTTAAGCTACTTGTCTAGGCCAGGGTCACATCATTCAGTCCTGGGCATGGTGTCAGTGTATTAGAACATTAAATCCTGACACTGACATTAAACATTCTGCGGCACCAGGGAGTAGGTTATTTTTCATTAGCAATCTGATAGGTATGTTCGAAGGGAGAACAGGTTGTAGAAAACAATGAAAGAAACGCTCCACCCTCACACTGTGACATCAGCTTCTCAATCCTCATGCATATGCACAAGCCCAGGTTACGGTGGAGAGGAGAGCAGACTTTTGCACATTTACACTTCAGTCCAGACATCTGTGAACATCTTCCACAGGACGTGAAGTACAGGACGTACAGGTAAGATTCTCACATATTCACCAATCAACAATCAGGGCATAGGCTTTGCTGCATTTGTTTATCATGGATTTATGTCAAATTGACACTTTTAATCATGACATGCGCTGGTTTTATAGCCTTTATGCAAAACTATCTGTAGGGATGGCAGTGACAAATGTGTTTAGAAATGAACTCACACATGGTGGctggttacaaaagaaaaatcgAATAAAACATCCATTATGTCAACTTCCTTGTAACTTTTAATTAACTGGCAAGGCTGATTGTTAATTGTGGCtgtaatttaatatttctacattagtAACTTAGTATTGGTTTTGAAGAAAAGAGGTTTAATTGACCTAATTAATTTACATTGCGACACATTGTCACACCTTGAGAAGGGTGTGGCAGAGATGGCGCGCTAACCTGAAAAGGACCACTGAcacatttctattattttttggtGATCAACATTTTATTGGGTACCACTGATATGTTAATGTAACATAATTTTAAATACTCAAGTTACACTCTTCATCACAAGTCATGAGGGTGTTTCATAGTGCATGGCAGCCCGAGTGGAGTTctgttgtcattgtcattaaaatgcagaattctcagatgcaaatgaaatgttGGGGAAATGCTGCCACTAAATC
Protein-coding regions in this window:
- the clcn7 gene encoding H(+)/Cl(-) exchange transporter 7, coding for MANITKKVSWSSRDDDSARGEATPLLNGTEGVRYSRQLSGGSIFRIGRLSTVDLEEEITPEEDSVRSRPKEIPHNEKLLSLKYESLDYDNSENQLFLEEERRMSYVSFRCLEISRWVICGLIGFLTGLIACFIDIVVEHLAGLKYQVVKDNIEKFTEVGGLSISLILWAVLNSAFVIVGAIIVAYFEPIAAGSGIPQIKCFLNGVKIPRVVRLKTLVVKVCGVICSVAGGLAVGKEGPMIHSGAVVAAGVSQGRSTSLKKDFKIFEYFRRDTEKRDFVSAGAAAGVSAAFGAPVGGVLFSLEEGASFWNQMLTWRIFFASMISTFTLNFFLGLYHNNPGDLSNPGLINFGQFESDRVVYNLYEIPLFIAMGAFGGFLGALFNVLNYWLTIFRIRYVHRPCLQVMEAMLVAAVTATVSFAMIYFSNDCQPLSEDQSEEYPLQLFCADGEYNSMATAFFNTPERSVRSLFHNPPGSYNPLTLGAFTLTYFFLACWTYGLTVSAGVFIPSLLIGAAWGRLFGILLAYFTSGKIWADPGKYALMGAAAQLGGIVRMTLSLTVIMVEATGNVTYGLPIMLVLMTAKIVGDYFVEGLYDIHIKLQSVPFLHWEAPATSHWLTAREVMSSPVTCFNRVERVGTIVDVLSNTSTNHNGFPVVVESAASDEPGKLCGLILRSQLIVLLKHKVFVERARSRLSQRKLQLKDFRDAYPRFPPIQSIHVSQDERECMMDLTEFMNPTPYTVPQETSLPRVFKLFRALGLRHLAVVDDENRVVGLVTRKDLARYHLGKHGLEELHLAQT
- the ptx4 gene encoding pentraxin-4, whose protein sequence is MDSRKTGPSLLLIIVYLQTQLTWKQGASQPDTREPLFQNLRQLDEQLQGLQGTTLGHLQSTVDKISYSIDTHFRLLTQQYDSLSRDLSDFKASTDAVLSSVESWNLKLQKKIKKLDMRATSLERALRATRVSHRLVHEQKVALSNLTHDLHEHRNHAASVKAHQAEVRDGMRSLQSALVKQQIQLNQLEDRMKSLVQPSGLHSRSFSQNPLQGMQHVTKPQPKPSKKGRMQKRLPSPRLSAQTRNHRTEKGLRTRMHGSRQTVFQTESHSQSKEVATEDTELPVRHKIPQLPLPQRAATICNVNSMLLFPSTSTENYATFRKGFTTSLHEISICTWLRVDVGYMGTLLSYATADSDNKLVLYGRNISSAGSVDFVIGDPVYRELPIDNILDNRWHHMCIIWSSIEGQYWQYTDRRITSTGSRFQKGYEIPPGGTLILGQEQDSVGGDFDEAEAFVGRVAGFAIWTRVLSPGEVSWIATGKGLPRGTVITLDDVDQVKGSVKRISCGCLEHCT